The [Clostridium] celerecrescens 18A genomic sequence ATGTCTTTGTTGTAGCAGTCGCCAGTGCCCTTGTAATGCCCCGTAAAGATGCCTTGCTCCAGCTAAATATCAATCCAAAGGAGCGTGCTCGAATTAATGCTTTGATTATGTCCTTTACCATTGCTTTCGCCTCACCATTTGGCTACTTTGCTGGCTGGTTATCAAGTATTGACCGCCGCTTGCCATTTGTGTTTACATTTACTATATTCATCGCAGCAATTATTATCGTTGGCCGTATCCGTGATCCTGAATTCGGTAAAGAGCATAGGGAAGCTGATAATCCTGTGGCTAATGGTTAACCGTTTCACCGGTTGCTTTAGGATTTTTAATCCGGGTTATAAATAACAGAGGCGTAACATGAACTGCTCCCTGTCAAAAAGTAAGGGAGCGGTTCATTTTTTCTGAGTAACTCGATGCCTGGTCTCCTGGCATCGTAACCCTGTGACCGGTTTAGCTAATATGTGCTACAGCACGAATTTCAATCAGCTGGCCGGGAAACGCCATACCTGACACTCCGACCAGGGTGCCGGCCGGTCGATGATCACCCACATACTCCTTGAAAATACGAATGCATTTTTCGAAATGTTCTTGCGGGTCAGTCAGAAAAATCTCCATCTCAGCGATGTTCGACCTCTCAGCGCCAAATCCTGCCAGTACCCGGTCAAGATTCTCCAGCGTTTGTCTTGTCTGTGCCTCGATATCGCCCTCTCCAATAAACGTGCCCTGCATATCATGGGAGAATTGACCCGAAATATATAGAGTGCCGTTAATGCAGTAGCCCTGGGCGATGCCGTGTTCGTCTTCCCATGGAAGACCGTGATTGTAGGTATTAATATTAGTCATTATTATCTCTCCTTTACTTTAAAGTAAGCTTAGTATATACTAAGCTAAAATAAAAGAATAGTACGCACTATATTGATAGGTACTATTCGAAAGGATAGTGTATGTAAATATGGGTATGGCTGATTTTAATGGTGAAGTTAAAAATATACAGGATACACCTTTTGGTTATACAATGTCAGTGATCGGTGGTAAATGGAAAATGGTTATTATATACCTTTTAGCCGAAAACCAACCAGTTCGCTTTAATGAACTGAAAAGACAATTAGGTACTATTACTTTTAAAGTATTGAGTTCTCAATTAAAAGAATTAGAAGCGGATGGACTGGTGAGGCGGAAAGAGTATCCTCAAATCCCTCCTAAAGTAGAGTACAGTCTGACAGGTAAAGCAGAAACTCTATTACCCGTTTTGGAAGAATTGTGTGAGTGGGGAGGTAAAAATCGAAATAATTAGAAGTTAGCCGATCGCGCCGTTCTAATTGAATGGCTTGGCCAAGCGTCAGAAAAGAGATAGATTTAAACAATACAGATTAAAAGGAGAATTTATGCAATTTAAAGAATTGAATATTATGCCTGATATTATTAAGGCTTTAGAAAAGGAAAATTACGATGTTCCTACACCGATACAGGAAGAAGCAATACCAGTTATATTAAGCGGCAGGGATTTACTTGGTTGTGCCCAGACTGGCACCGGAAAAACAGCTGCATTTGCTATACCAACGCTTCAGCTGCTCAGCGAAGAAAACGTGTCTCATAGGGCAAAACAAAATATAAGGGCTCTGATCGTAACACCGACCAGAGAGTTGGCTCTGCAAATTTATGAAAGTTTTAATACTTATGGGAAATACACCAAATTAAAATCTTGTGTAGTCTTTGGGGGAGTATCTCAAAAGCCTCAGGAGGAAAGTTTAAAGCAAGGGGTAGATATACTGGTGGCAACACCAGGAAGACTACTGGCCTTAATCGATCAGAATATTATAAATATAGAACATATTAAAATATTTATATTGGACGAAGCTGACCGCATGCTGGATATGGGATTTATTCATGATGTTAAAAGGATCATTGCCAAAACTCCTATAAAAAAGCAAACACTACTTTTCTCGGCTACGATGCCGCCAGACATCGCCAAGCTGGCGAGTACGATTTTAAAGACTCCTGCGAAAATAGAAATCACTCCGGTATCATCAACCGTGGATACCATCGAGCAGTATTTATATTTTGTAGATAAATGCAATAAGAAAGATTTGCTATTGCACATTCTAAAAGATAAAAACATAGATTCAGCGTTGGTATTTACACGTACCAAGCATGGGGCGGATCGCCTTATGAAGCAATTATCAAGGAATGGCGTGATTGCGCGGGCGATCCATGGTGATAAATCACAAGGAGCACGTCAGAGTGCATTAAACAACTTTAAAAATAAAACATTGCGGATATTGCTTGCAACAGATATCGCGGCAAGAGGAATAGACATAGATGAACTAACCCACGTTATTAATTATGACCTTCCAGATATACCAGAGACATATGTGCATCGTATTGGGCGAACAGGCAGGGCAGGACTTGGTGGAACAGCAATATCCTTTTGCGATTTTGATGAAAAAGGACAACTTAATGATATTGAAAAATTAATTGGGAAGAAAATAACAGAAATAAAAGATCATCCTTACCCATTAAAGAACAACTTTCCGGCGATAAAGGTTGTGCAGCCAAGAAGGGATAAAGCAAAAACAGGGAATTCGGGTGCATCGCCAAAGAGAGAATCATTGCATACAGCTTCCATAGACCGTGTTTCATCATCAAAGAAAAAGTATCGAATGACAGCAGATGGAACATTGAAAGAAAAAAGGAGTTTTAATAAATTTTCAAAGAATGACAAAAAGCGGTAGATCTGCTCTTCCGTTGAATAATAGATTTTAATGAAGGAAAGAAATGTAGAAAGAGGAATGCCGGTGTTGCACTTACACCGGCATTCCTCTTTTGGGATAAAGATAACTTTCTTATGATGAATTTATAATTACCCATTATTTTGCTTATTCAGATTGCTTTGTTTTAGGTGCTCTAATCCCCATCGATTCATTTCCTCCATAATCGGACTTAAAGATTTTCCAAGCTCTGTAAGAGAATATTCCACCTTTGGCGGCACCTCTGGATAAACCTTTCTATCAATTATCCCATCGGCCTCCAGCTGGCGAAGCTGTTGTGTCAGCATCTTCTGACTTATTCCGTTAATTCCTTTACTGAGTTCAATAAATCTTTGTGTGCCGTTATTGAATAGATTTCTCAGAATAAGTACCTTCCATTTGTGCCCGATTAAATTGACGGTATGCTCAATAGGGCATAATTTATCACACGGCATTATGATCACTCCTATCAACAATTGTATTTACTTACTATTTGGTTAGTATAGCACAAAATAGTGCCTTCTTGCAAAAAGTTTGTAACGATATTATAGTAAATATACAGCAGTACATGAAACCAGTTGGTTTCGATTTAAATGGTAATAATTGCTGAATACTATTTCAAATAGACAGGAGTTAAATATGAGAAAAATTAATATTAACGATATTCTAGATTTTGCAGCAGAAAAAAGTGCGCGTAAGGTAATTTTCAAAGAAGGTCAGCTGGATACAGGACTTTTGCTATATGCCCCAGGACAGACAACACCTGATCATAAGCATTCGGATATCGATGAAGTCTTTTATGTAATATCTGGTGAAGGCACAATCACTATAGACAATGAAGAAATGCTTGTGAAGGAAAGGGATATAATTTTCTCACCAAATGGTGAGACGCACGGATTCAATAATACCAGTTCTGACAATTGGGCGGTGCTGCAGATTAAAATCGAAACCTCCAAAAAGGATTAAACTATACTTATAAAAATTCAGGATCGAGCGTAGGAGGTATTTTTTCATGTTTACGCGAATAGACCATGTTGCATTTTCAGTAAAAGACAGACAAAAATCGATTGACTTTTATGAAAAAAACTTTGGATTTAAAAAATATTTTGAACACGATGTTCCCGGGGTGCCGAACCTTGAAAAGGTTGTTTACCTTCAGTTAGGCGATACTGTGTTAGAGTTTGAACACTGGACAAATGAAAAGGAGAATAAGGGATATCATTTTTGTCTCATTAGCGATGATTTTGATTCAGATTATCAAAGGCTTAAGAATGCAGGGGTCCCGGTTGCAGCTGAGCCACATATTCCCGAGCCCAGAACACCTCAGGAAAAAGGCTGGAAAAGAGTTGTTTTTCAAGGTCCTGATGGCGAATTCATTGAGTTTCGGGGGTAAACGTGTAATTTGAAATAAAGGACATGAAAGTGATAGCTTTCACGTCCTTTTTTAGTGCGCAGCATATGCGCAATCTTAGGGGGGAAAGACCCTGGTATGTCCTTTAAGTGGAACGTGTTTAGCCCAAAGCATGGGAGTCCATCTTGAGGCGGAATCTTAATACTTGACATAATATAAATCTCAGTATATAATTACAGTGTAAATTAACTTAACACTGTTAAGTGGGAGGGGTCTGTATGGGAATTAAGGAACGGCGTGATGTTGAAAAAGAAGAGATGAAAAAGAGAATAATGGATGCTGCCATTGAGGTTATTGTCCAAGAGGGGTACGAGAAATTATCAATAAGAAAAATAGCTGCCCAAATTGAGTATTCTCCGACTACCATCTATCTTTACTATAAAGACAAAGCTGAAATTATTACAGATATGTCTGATGTACTTTATAGAAAGGTTATGGGAGAAGTAGTTGCTGTAATAAATGAGGAGGCCGCATTGCCAATCGATAAACAAGTCCATGATATTTTGCGTGGATTCATCAAGGGGCTTTGCAGTGAACCGGAAATGGTTAAAGCGATTATGCACAGTGGAATAAATGTCGTATTTGCAAATGATAGCACAGATGGAAAGCCAGCCAATCAAGGAATAGATATGCTTGATCATTTAGTTTCTATCGGAATTTCACAAAAAGTCTTTCGGCCAGGCATTGAGAACAATTCATGGATGATTGTAAGTGCATTACTCGGCTTTGTATTGAGTTCCATTGGAAGCCGATTATATCTGTTTGATAATTTTCACAAGCATATCGATGATTTTGTAGAAATTTTAATGGGAGGAATTAAGCAGTGAATACAATTATCGTTTATTCAAGTAAATATGGATGTGCAGCGGATTGTGCAACGCTCTTAAAATCTGGATTGCCTGGTACTGTGGAGCTTGTTAGCATTAACGAAATCAATTCTAACCCCCTTCTCTTAGATAACTTTGATACGGTCATTTTAGGGAGTTCTATTTATGTCGGTACGATTTCAAAGAAAATGCGTGCATTTTGCATTGAAAACGTAGATGTGCTGAGCAGAAAAAGAGTGGGAATATTTCTCTGCTGTGCCCTTCCCGCACAAATAAATGAATACTTGTCCAAAAACTTCCCGGCAGCACTTCTTGAAAGTGCAGTAGTCATAAAGGATTTTGGCGGTGAGGCCAGAATCGATAAACTGAAAGGAATAAATAAGATTATTATGAAAGCTGCCTTAAAGGACAACTTTGAAAGCTTGAAAATCTCTCATGAGCATTTAGAGAGCTTCATAAAAGAAATAAGTATGTAATGCATTTATAATTATTAAAGTAAAAACAGAAAGCATATGTTATATATAATGAATAAAAAAGCTATTGGAGGCAAAGGATCAAATGACGAAGCTCACTGGCCGAATTGTTTTTCCAGATGATCCATGTTATGAGATTGCCCGTAGGGATTATAATACGAGATTCTCAAAGTATCCCCTGGCTATTGTTTACTGCCAGGAGACCCAGGACGTGATTAATGCGGTAAAATGGACAAGAGAGAATTGTATTTCATTGCGTGCACGCAGTGGAGGGCATAGCTATGAAGCTTTTTCAATATTGAATGATGGAATCGTCATCGATGTAAGCGAAATGGATAAAGTCATTCTTGATAAAACGAACATGGAAGCAGCGATCGGAGCCGGAGCTACCCTTCTGCCAATTTACGAGTGCTTATGGGATAGAGGTGTTACGATTCCGGGAGGAACATGTCCAACAGTTGGCATTGCCGGACTTGCACTAGGAGGGGGATTTGGCATGCTGACAAGAAAGATGGGGCTGCTTTGTGACAACCTAATAGCTGTCCGGATGGTCAATGATAAAGGGGAAGAAGTATGCGCTGACCGATGCACGCATCCCGATCTTTTTTGGGCATCCCGGGGAGGCGGGGGCGGAAACTTTGGGATTGTAACGTCATTTATTTTTAAGGTCCATCCTATTTCAGATGTTGCCGTGTATAATATTACCTGGGATTGGTCGGATGCCAGAGAGGTCATCAAGACATGGCAGGCATGGGCGCCGTTTGTAGATGAACGATTGACATCAATTATAGACTTATTTACCAAGGAAGACGGCCGTATTTCTTCAGCCGGTGAATTTTTAGGCAATGAAGACCAACTGAGATGCTTACTAAAACCCTTAGCCGCCGCTGGCAATCCAATTCAGATTGATATTCAGACAATACCTTTTATTGAAGCCGTACTTAAGTTTGATGGGGGGCTTGGTCCTCATAAGTTTAAAAACACTGGAGCTTTTGTGTATGATGGTTTACCTGATGAGGCAATAAACACCCTGCTTTGCTTTATGGAGACTTCCCCCAATAAAGATAACTCGGTTCAATTTCAGAGTCTGGGAGGAGCAGTCAGGCAGATCCCTCCAGTTGGAACGGCCTATTTCCATCGAGATGCTAACTATATTATGCAGTATATAACACGCTGGAACGCTGATAATGAAAAAGAGCCAAACATACATTGGGTAGAAAGTCTCAGAAGAGCCATGTTAAAATATGTGAATGGAACCTACGTCAATTGGCCTGATGTTTGTATCAAAGACTGGGCCAACGCATATTATGGAACCAATTATCAGGAATTAATGCAAATTAAATGCAAATACGATCCGGAAGATATATTCCACTTTAAGCAGAGTATTTGTTCAGATCAAGAGAGGCTTATTTAAGGTGAGGCTTTTGACATGGATGATTGAATACAGTGGAATAAGATGAAAGTTATGAGATACCGTGGAACCGGTATCTCTTTTTTTATTGGCCCCCGCAGAAAGTCACAGGCAAAATAGTCTTTTCAAGCGGAGGCTTTTTGCTTGGGAAGTACTGGTAATTCAAGAAGCTTTTTTAGCTGTTATATATACTTGATATCTATTTTTGATGGTAATCTAATAATATTACTTGACAAATTGTTTAGATAACTTTATAGTTAAACCAACTTAAATATAAAAGGAGGTAAAGCTTTGGATCCTAAAACAGATAATCAGAACGAATATGAACTGTTCCATATGGTTGCGGAAATTAATGAGATAACTTATTCCATGAATGCTCGTTTGATGAAAGAGCGCCAATCCTTGTTTAATGAGGATCTTACATCCAAGCAAACGATAATAATGGATTTAGTGAAAAAGGAATCTCAATTATCTATAAGCCAACTGGCTGAAGCAATGAATGTTACTTCAAGTGCTGTTAGCCAGATTGTCTCCAAATTAGAAAAAGAAAAATATCTATTAAGGGCAATTAATCCAGATAATAGACGAGAAATAATTGTGCAGTTAGATGAAAAAGGGCACCATTATTATGCAAAAGAAGAAGAGATTAACAGGGAAATCGTAAATCGTTTTTATTCCCGCATGAAAATGGAAGACATGATACAATTACGAGACATTTTACAAAAACTCAATTTAATAGTAGAAGAAGAATTATCAAGATAGGTATTAAAAGGAAAATAATATCTCCGTCTTCCCCAAGACTTGATAGCCAATTTAAATATGGTCTAGGAGGGATTTTAGAGAATGATAAGAAAAGGGGAAGGGCTGTGTGGCACAGCGGTGGTTGGCCAGGTTATACTACATTCTTTAAAAGATACATTGATCATGATTCTACGATTATATTTTTAAGAAATAAAGAACAGGACTTTGATTTTGAACAATCTATTTTACATGCAATTGAGAATATACTATTTGATGAACCATAGGAGGTTCCAAAGGCACAGGAATTGCAGATAGCAAGAACATTAGATCCAGAGGTTTAAAACAGATATGTTGGCGAGTACCGACTGGAAGAAAATTCGGAATTGACTGCAAAGGTTATGATGAAAAATCAGCGGCTGTACCTTGAACTCCCTGGATCTATGAAACTTGAAATGTATGCTGTTTCGGATAATGAATTTTTCCTTCGCGGCTTATCATTGACAGTTAATTTTGCACATGATGGCATTTATCAACATTTGACTATAAATGATGGCAGTACTGCTCAGACTGCCAGGCGTATTTAAAAAATAAGCTTAAGAACAGATTGTAATAGAGAGGAAAAAAATAACTTGTATAAAAATTATTTTATCAGCCAAAATGATCAAAGCTTTTATCCAGAATATGCATGTGGAATTGCCTGCCTTGCTATGTTATTTAAATATCACCAGATCCCCGGTTACGATAATTTTGAGAAGTTTGCCTTAGAATTAAACTTTAATGTTTCACCAGAAGAAAAAGGATATGATAGTGATGATATGAAGTATGGGACTTACCCTGAAGACATATTAAAGTATCTTACTAAAAATAACATCAGCTTCAGAATGTCTTTTTATGACGACGAATGGAAGGAAGCCTTGAAGAAGTCTCCGATTATGGTAATGATGACTGGTAATGAGGAAGAGTTTGGTCTTAGAAATAGTCATTGGATCTTATTAGTAAAAAGAGATAAGGATTTTTTTACTTATCTTGATCCCTATGAAACAATGAAATCTGATAACTACGTGAAACATATCTGGTCAGGTGATTTCCAAAAATATTATACAGGAATAGCATGTCAGATAATCAAATGATACATAACCAAAGGATTTTAAGGTCAAGACAGGCAGGACAGAGATCACAAATAAAGATAGAAAGCTAGAAAAGATAATGGTATAATAGGAATTGTTCATATACGCATAATCATGTTTATCTACAAAGTATAACAGAACTGCCATCGGAGGTAATAATGAATAAAAAGATGCTGTTTACAATTATCACAACCTCTCTCCTTATTGTAGGCTGTGGAAAAAATACTTCGACCAATCATCTGCAGCAAAATGAGATGCCGTCACTGGAAACTTCTGCAGAATATAGTGTTACGACAGAATCTCAAGAAGAGAGTATACCTATAACGGCAACTACAGCCGCTACAACCGCTGCATCAACCATTGAAACGATTGACTATAAGCGATATCTTAAAAAGACATGGGTTAGAAATACGGATACTGATTTTCCAGATAACGGCGGCGTATGTATTTTAATATCAAAAATCGAAGATGGGAAAATTCAAGGGGAGGTCAGTGTAGTGGGCAATGCCCCGGCATACAATATGGATGATGCAGAACTTGAAGGAACTATTATAAACAATACAGCAGAGTGCCAGCTTGTAAATGATTCGAGGGGAAATAAGGGAACGGTTGAACTTTTATTGAAACCTGATAATACCATTGAGGCCACGATCACAATAACCGAGAAATCCGAAGATTCAGTCATGCGCCTTCCGGAAGGTACGTTTGAATTTACTCCGTATAATCTTAAAAATGTAAATGGTTTTGAACTTACCAAAGATCAAACTTTTATGGTGGATTTAAATTCATGGGGCAATGTTAAATTCGTATCAGGAAAGTTAACCGGTGGGGACCATATACCTGTAGAATTTTATTTAACCAACGAAGAAGGAGATATTCTTTATAATTTCAATGCAGTTCTCCCTTATAGCGTAGATGTTAAAGCAGTTTCATTTCAGGATGTAAATAAAGATAGATTAAAGGATATTATCATTATTGTTGAAGACAACTATGGCGGTGCGTCTGGAGAACCATTAGCTGCCGTTTACTTGCAAGAGGCAGATGGATCGTTTACAAATGACAATGAGCTGAACCAGGAAATAAATGATTCCGGAAGCAATAAAGATATAAGTACAATAGCCAGTTATCTTTCAAGTAAATTCTTAAGATAGAAGCGTTTCAGAGGAGCCATGATATCAAAAGATATAATCGAAATAAAAACTAAGAGAACTGTAAAAAAGGTTCTCTTTTTTTATACCAAAATTTAAAGAGGATAAAACGTGAAGTTTGAGTTAATGGGAGTAAGTGCAAAAGGACGAGGCTGTCACCGATAAAAGCTTGGCAGAATATTATAGTATTACAGAATTCATATAAAGGAGTGATAATATGGCAACAGTATCAGGTCGAATTATATTTGATAGAAATAGAAGTGCTACTATAGATGCTGGTGATTCTGGAATAGCAAATGTACCTGTTGTATTACAGAATATAACAACAGGTGTCAGGCTTGTAGTTCTTACGGATGCTGCAGGAAATTATGCATTTATTAATGTTCCAAATGGCAGTTATAGAATTGTAGAGGCGTATGGTACTGCGGGGGGAGTAGCTACACCAGGTGATTTTACCCTGGCAGCACCAGGACCAGTTCCTACAGCGGCAACGCCCCCTATTAGTTTTGTTGCAAATCCCCCCGCAGGGTCAACAAACCTTGATTGTTTAACACCTAACACAATATTGATAACAGTAACAGGAGCGGATGTAACCAACCAAAATATATTAAACGGCCCAGTGATATATACACCGATTGCAACGATATTAGACCCATGTACAACTGTATCCAATACAAATCTTATTACAGATGCAGATAACGGAACGTTTGGATTCTTCCCGCCAGG encodes the following:
- a CDS encoding cupin domain-containing protein, encoding MRKININDILDFAAEKSARKVIFKEGQLDTGLLLYAPGQTTPDHKHSDIDEVFYVISGEGTITIDNEEMLVKERDIIFSPNGETHGFNNTSSDNWAVLQIKIETSKKD
- a CDS encoding VOC family protein, which encodes MFTRIDHVAFSVKDRQKSIDFYEKNFGFKKYFEHDVPGVPNLEKVVYLQLGDTVLEFEHWTNEKENKGYHFCLISDDFDSDYQRLKNAGVPVAAEPHIPEPRTPQEKGWKRVVFQGPDGEFIEFRG
- a CDS encoding TetR/AcrR family transcriptional regulator; protein product: MGIKERRDVEKEEMKKRIMDAAIEVIVQEGYEKLSIRKIAAQIEYSPTTIYLYYKDKAEIITDMSDVLYRKVMGEVVAVINEEAALPIDKQVHDILRGFIKGLCSEPEMVKAIMHSGINVVFANDSTDGKPANQGIDMLDHLVSIGISQKVFRPGIENNSWMIVSALLGFVLSSIGSRLYLFDNFHKHIDDFVEILMGGIKQ
- a CDS encoding winged helix-turn-helix transcriptional regulator, whose amino-acid sequence is MPCDKLCPIEHTVNLIGHKWKVLILRNLFNNGTQRFIELSKGINGISQKMLTQQLRQLEADGIIDRKVYPEVPPKVEYSLTELGKSLSPIMEEMNRWGLEHLKQSNLNKQNNG
- a CDS encoding MarR family winged helix-turn-helix transcriptional regulator encodes the protein MDPKTDNQNEYELFHMVAEINEITYSMNARLMKERQSLFNEDLTSKQTIIMDLVKKESQLSISQLAEAMNVTSSAVSQIVSKLEKEKYLLRAINPDNRREIIVQLDEKGHHYYAKEEEINREIVNRFYSRMKMEDMIQLRDILQKLNLIVEEELSR
- a CDS encoding RidA family protein translates to MTNINTYNHGLPWEDEHGIAQGYCINGTLYISGQFSHDMQGTFIGEGDIEAQTRQTLENLDRVLAGFGAERSNIAEMEIFLTDPQEHFEKCIRIFKEYVGDHRPAGTLVGVSGMAFPGQLIEIRAVAHIS
- a CDS encoding flavodoxin domain-containing protein, which gives rise to MNTIIVYSSKYGCAADCATLLKSGLPGTVELVSINEINSNPLLLDNFDTVILGSSIYVGTISKKMRAFCIENVDVLSRKRVGIFLCCALPAQINEYLSKNFPAALLESAVVIKDFGGEARIDKLKGINKIIMKAALKDNFESLKISHEHLESFIKEISM
- a CDS encoding DEAD/DEAH box helicase, which gives rise to MQFKELNIMPDIIKALEKENYDVPTPIQEEAIPVILSGRDLLGCAQTGTGKTAAFAIPTLQLLSEENVSHRAKQNIRALIVTPTRELALQIYESFNTYGKYTKLKSCVVFGGVSQKPQEESLKQGVDILVATPGRLLALIDQNIINIEHIKIFILDEADRMLDMGFIHDVKRIIAKTPIKKQTLLFSATMPPDIAKLASTILKTPAKIEITPVSSTVDTIEQYLYFVDKCNKKDLLLHILKDKNIDSALVFTRTKHGADRLMKQLSRNGVIARAIHGDKSQGARQSALNNFKNKTLRILLATDIAARGIDIDELTHVINYDLPDIPETYVHRIGRTGRAGLGGTAISFCDFDEKGQLNDIEKLIGKKITEIKDHPYPLKNNFPAIKVVQPRRDKAKTGNSGASPKRESLHTASIDRVSSSKKKYRMTADGTLKEKRSFNKFSKNDKKR
- a CDS encoding C39 family peptidase; the encoded protein is MYKNYFISQNDQSFYPEYACGIACLAMLFKYHQIPGYDNFEKFALELNFNVSPEEKGYDSDDMKYGTYPEDILKYLTKNNISFRMSFYDDEWKEALKKSPIMVMMTGNEEEFGLRNSHWILLVKRDKDFFTYLDPYETMKSDNYVKHIWSGDFQKYYTGIACQIIK
- a CDS encoding winged helix-turn-helix transcriptional regulator; this encodes MGMADFNGEVKNIQDTPFGYTMSVIGGKWKMVIIYLLAENQPVRFNELKRQLGTITFKVLSSQLKELEADGLVRRKEYPQIPPKVEYSLTGKAETLLPVLEELCEWGGKNRNN
- a CDS encoding FAD-binding oxidoreductase, producing the protein MTKLTGRIVFPDDPCYEIARRDYNTRFSKYPLAIVYCQETQDVINAVKWTRENCISLRARSGGHSYEAFSILNDGIVIDVSEMDKVILDKTNMEAAIGAGATLLPIYECLWDRGVTIPGGTCPTVGIAGLALGGGFGMLTRKMGLLCDNLIAVRMVNDKGEEVCADRCTHPDLFWASRGGGGGNFGIVTSFIFKVHPISDVAVYNITWDWSDAREVIKTWQAWAPFVDERLTSIIDLFTKEDGRISSAGEFLGNEDQLRCLLKPLAAAGNPIQIDIQTIPFIEAVLKFDGGLGPHKFKNTGAFVYDGLPDEAINTLLCFMETSPNKDNSVQFQSLGGAVRQIPPVGTAYFHRDANYIMQYITRWNADNEKEPNIHWVESLRRAMLKYVNGTYVNWPDVCIKDWANAYYGTNYQELMQIKCKYDPEDIFHFKQSICSDQERLI